GATCAGGTAAATTCGTGACTCTGGAACTAACATATGCACTGTACCAGTCTGTGATTGTGTGGAAAAGGTTTGCATACTCAAATCGTGTGACCAGAAGTGTCGGTTCTTCAATCCACTGCACCAAGTGTTACAACACAGTCACTAAGCAACTAGAGAAATTAGGAAGAATTCAAGAATTTATTCAAAATAATACAATCGAATAAGTACTGCCATATAATAGTCACAATCATGAAATAAGTTAAATATCTGCTTGTCAAGAAGTCCATGTGCTTCTTCATGAAGAGTATAACACAAAGAGAGACACTACATTGGTACAGTTTAATACCATGGAAATTGGCACCACTAGTTTTTTTAACCATTCCTTGATATTAAAGTGCGCCGACATGCATCACTGGTATATTAGCATAACTGAAGCACAAATTGTGCTGCACCCAGTTTTACACCAAGAAAATTGCAATAAACTGAAACTGAACCAAATAGCGAAGAGAATAACCACGATATTTATATATGCTAATAGTAGAACTAGGCTCTTACGAAGTACCCATTCAACCTGAGAATAGAAAGGAAAAGGTAAACTCCACACACTGATTAGAAATACTAACACATGTAACAGTTTGATTGCTCAGTGATAACATCTCGGATTACTCCCTCCAATTTACTTTTTGGCACATAGGCTTACAACTCCATGAAAGATAGGAATTTGAAACTGCTGATTGCAGCTTCCCAgactatatgtttgttatgtttgTATAACCCCAAGGTTCAACCTCTTACTTACCATGACAAAAATAAATGGCATTTTAAAGACAAAATGCAATAACTGAAAATTTGTTAGCTGCAACTGTAATGTGTCATTATTTGTTTAAATGTGAATGAGTGTAAGTCCATATACAGCCTGCTATGATTCACTACTTTCATATCGTCATTCATTCCTATCTAATATGTGGCATGTACAGAGAGACACAGATGGCAGGCTGGAGCCAGGATGATCCTGCGTGATCATAAAGGTACGGTCATCTTTGCTGCCATACGCATGTTGTTTAACTGTGTTGATGCCCTGGAAGCGGAGGCGGCAGCGATGGATGAAGGGCTCCGGCTTGCTCTCCACTGGACAAACTCACCTCTGGTAGTGGAGATGGACTGCGCTGAGTTGTTGCAAATGATTCAATCAAGAGACGTTGATAGATCACGGTACGTGCACCATATAAGAGAGATCAGAAGGATTCTGACTCAAGAAAGGAACATTAGTCTAGCTAAGATCAGCCGACATGCAAATGAAGCGAGTCACACCCTCGCTTGTATGGGTCGTTCGCAGCAGCGAACTGCATGTTGGCTTCGAAACTTCCCTGATGAGATAGCTAGCATAGTCAATTCTGAATGTAATCATCTTGCTTGATTAATGAAAGTtcctttcccgcaaaaaaatttgCTTGAGGAAGTAAACTTTGGCATCCATGCACATGTGTAAGCCAAATAATCCAAATTTGCTGAAGACTAGTTTGTATGCAGTTACCAAATAGGGGCACTACACGCATCACGAAATATCGCAATTCAATATGAGTGACCTATTTGAACTACCACACAACATAGTCGCTTTAACCCAATTGGTGGTTTCTTGAATTATCTTTAATTCATGTAAAGTCCTTTTTGAGCTTCCCACAAATTATTCGTTCTATTTCACACACAGTCTGCATCTAGCACAGATAGCAATTTCCTTTATTTGTATGTTTCTTCTTATTACTGGCATGTATGCAGTAATTATGGGATTACCTTTTTTATTTCATATCTAGTACTAATTATTCTTACCATTTAAGGGATCTGATTTACATTTAATGTAAAAATGAGTTCGCATCATACAGGGGAGAGAATACTCACCACTCGTGATATTTGATACTCCTACTGAATTTGCAGCATTTAAGATTTAGGATTCCAAATAAGATTTGTTGTCAGAGGTTGTTTTAGAAAAGTTGCTGGCAGTTACTGTGGAGGGACTATGGCTTAGATCCTTTTCTTTTATGCACAATTTAGCCACCATCCACCACTCACCCCATAAGCACGAGTGGAGTGAAAAGGGGTGGATATTATGTGAGCCAGAGTAAGATTGCAAAGCCTTTTTTGCAGATAGGAATATCCAGCTATCCTCTAATTCCTCACAATTTACCCTTTGTTTAGGAAACTGATAAATAAAGGAAATTAATACTAGTAGCAAAGAGAGCTAATCCAGCAGATTCAATTAATGACGTACTCTTCAATTTTGTGAGATTACTTTCTATATAGGAAGATAGATTGTGCAATAATTCACTTCCAATCAATCACCAAACACACCTTATATCAGTTATAGGTTGCTGAAACAAAGTCAGTTATCACGGCAAGGAATACCTGGGAGCAGTGGAGCTCACCGGGCGGCACGACACGCGCGGAGTCGAGCAGCGCTCTCATGGTGTGCGTCCCGATCCCGTTGGTGGGCACGTGGGCGTCGAGGAACCCCGGCTCGACCAAGGGccccctcctccccgccgccgccccctccaccACCAGCGCGCCGGATTCGTACCTgggcagctcctcctcctccttgcggccCATCACCTGGTCGATCGGCTCGCCGCCGCGCGACATCGCGATGAGCGCCGGGTCGAGCCGCACCCGCGCGCCCTCGCAGATCGAGCTGCCCAGCGTCTCGCTGTGGTGGCACCGGAACCACCCGCCGCCCCCACGCCCCTCCGGGAGGACTTCCACGAGATGGGAGAAGCCGTTCCCGAAGTAGGCCTCGCAGGAGCGCGGCGGCAGCGATGGGTCGGCGGTCCAGGGGAGGAAAGacgggaggcgcggccacggcTTCTGGTAAGACGGCTCTCGGACTCTCTCATGGGTCTGAGCTTCGGGCTTGGCGGGGTTCGGGGGAGGATGGTTGGACTGGAGGAGGAGGTAGAGCGCGAAGGAGACGGCGTGGACGGCGAACACGACGACGAGGATGCACGGGACGAGGCGGCGGAGCCTCTGGCCGTGGCTTTGGTGGTGATTGCGCCCGGCCAtcatcgccggccgccggagtGTCCTCCGCGCCGTCGGGGTTCCGTAGATCCGGGGCCTGTGTGTACTCGGAGACGATGGGGGGGAAGAGGAAGCCGTTACGCGTGGTGGGTAGCATCAGACGGTTGCTCGCGTGGTTGGTCATTCTCTGGACGGCCTCGATCCGCTGACACATTCTGCTTTTGCCTTTTGGGTCTATGCCTTTACCAGTCGCAGGTGAGCTGTCGCCGGAGACATCGCATCGCCATAGCGGTGGGCTGACCGGCGACGGCGTGCCTTCTTGCCAATCGAGGCTGCGCGACCAGCCGGTCTTGGATACTGCGGAGTGCCGTCGGTGCACGGCGTACCTGGCCAGTGTGCGAGTTGGGTCGCCTGCTGTGGATGCCGCCTAGCCGTCGCCATGTGATCAATCAAGCCCAGCGTCGCTGGACAAGTATGCAAGTGTCAATTCCACTGCTCCGGTACGTTCCTCCAAGAATTTTCATtgggaaaataattttcatttgaAGTTCAGTTGTGCAAGAATATAGAGATGAGATCTCAGATTAGTACAGTTAGAATTACGACTTAAATGGAAGAGCTAACTTAAATCTTTGCATGTGTCAGCCAAATACCAGTAATTTTAAGCCACTATTCTTAAAGAGTTTGCATTATTTACGATAATTTATAACTAGGCTAATGATTCCAGCAGGGCGACAAGCCATAGCATATGTCGGTCTGGCGTGTATCATCGGATTCGTGTTGATCCGTCGCTTCGCACTGCGCCATGTCGCTCCCGTCGTCGGGGCCCACCACACCGCCCGCTCTCCTCAGTCTACCTTATCCCTCAATGTGTTTCCATGGCTCCTCTGCCTCGCTCTGCGCCACACACCACAACCCTCCAACCCCTCCCCCCAACGTCTCATCGGAGTTGGCCTCCGACAACCCGGAGTCAATCTCCCCTGCGCGTGctgttgtggttctaagtctgacagtagtgtaggggggtaagtatgaagaggcaagatcttagctatggagaagttgtaagcacgcaaggtttacgagttcaggcccttctcggaggaagtaatagccctacgtctcagagcccggaggcggtcgactggattatgcgtgtatgaattacaagggtgtgaacccttgtctcggaggaggggggtggcttatatagagtgcgccaggaccccagccatcccacgttacaaagggttcaacgtacattaaggcagggcgttactagtaacgctagtaagaaagtgctatgatgaccataaaagctacttaataaccgaccgttagcatgcggagtgcctttaggtctcctgactgtcgagtggcttggtcttggtcgagtggttgcttcttggtcgagtatcttcgagtctgtcgagtggaacacctccaagtcgattgaaagatgatttcttctggagatgtccttgggtaggtcagtttggacaggtccatgcccctaccctaggtacatagcttcatcattagcccccgaatggatcgtgGTTTGAGTGGGAAAGGGATTGAGCACTTCTCTGACTCATTTTTCATGCCGTGAGCAtttcttgtttcggatcaatgaacctgagcGATGGCAGCGACTTCCTTTCCATTTGCCTCGATTCATTCTTaggtttttgtcgagtgagtttctttatttgaaaggctccgagtgacggtgcggaggagatctttggtctgacaagttgttccgctgcccgcagatttcgtgggatctgaattttgggaagcgcgcgggacgggggaggccgcagtaatcggatgggatagagcggagccgcctcgatccccgcaccacctttttcgccatgtatcgcgcacgcgattgttacgggatttgacagaaccgcccgggcctaccagtcagccactcggaagcggcctcatataaggcgttggaccggggtctcccgaacagtgcgtccccattatctcttctcctcttcacgcttctctgctgcgctcgctctcgccctCGCGCCACCGTTCCGTAcgcgtctcgccggcgacgatggggaaggagaagatgacggctctggagcgggcaaagaaggcgacggcgaggtcggaggggaaggcgaccagtcggggcggatcctcctcgcgaaccggcctgccaaagggctggatccagggtgactggatccactcgaagctcacccaagaagacctcgacgacctggccgaaggagggctgatcccctatgactcgacgcggcttccggggaaggaatccgagccgcaaccccgggagggtgagcgcgttcttcttgccacccacgtcgaccgtggattttccttgcctcctcaccctttctttcgaggatttctgaacttctttggggcacaactccaccattttactcccaacacaatcgtttatctcgccgctttcatttctttgtgtgagaatttcctgggttgccggcctcactggggtcttttcaagcatattttcacttgtcgctcccagacagtgaaaaaggctaatccgagtgacgagaggactcaagtgatccagatgtgtgggggtcttggtatccagatgagagggaaaagctcctttccggccatgattcttcccgactcagttcgcggatggcagtcgacctggttttactgtaaagaccagtcgatgccagggcagtcgactggcctccctccctttaccatggaccaaGTGAGGAAAccatcccctttgaaggtgctcccggaggagaaagcGCAGGTGAGGatgctggttgagcgagtggtccagcttatccgtgacggggtcactggcatggatctcctggaggtcttccttcagcggcgcatccagcctcttcaagctcgagaccatccgatgtggatgtattcgggtcttgaagactccactcggattcacccggaggaggtcgatgatgacacactggagaagtggctgtcgggcatgaccagaaacaaggacaaccccaggggagccaggagagttcctccatttgACCAGTCTCATGTACCAGAGAAGGTCCGATTCTGAGTTTTTGTTTGTAATCTGAATCCACTCGCGCGGCTACCTATGCTGAGTCGACTcactttgttctccctgctttcttttaggccattattgaaatgtattcaatgcccaacggagaacaggagcaggacccggaaggagaggcgagcggcggcgacagtggcgagtggGAGTCTAGCGGTGGAGGGGACGAAGAAAGCGATgacccgagtgacgaagaagaagtcgagtcgcctcctcgcagggagaggcggtcCAAACTTGACCAAGAACGGCTGAGCGCTcgtgaaaaggcgattgctcaagctggtcagtcttcaaagcgtcctcggacctcTTCGCCAACTCCGACTGAGAAAGCGCCAAAGAATCCCAAAGTCACAGAGCCGAAgcttcggaaggcgttgccgaagattaagattgacatccccgtcgcttctgcgtgagtTCTCTTTTTATCTTCACTCGACGCCCTATGCTGCTTGTTTTTCTCGTTTTAACCGGATGGACTTGGGaactggcagcgctgctacttccgggacctcagcttacagggacgatgatgaggtgatggaggatgcggtcacttctaatctgggtatgatttctgccattctatctttattttggtcgattcaactgcaatgtgtaccattgggtgatgtgattttgtcgATTGAACTTTGAACAGCCCCTAacgttattgacctccctgatgatgatgaagagcccgagaggcctttaaCGAGGAGAAATAGGCAAGTTCCTGCAAGCGAGGTGCCACAATCGACGTTGAGGACGGAGccagtcgttcaggacgctggtgatgccaatcggggttctgttaccttcgtcgtgcccttgtcgagtgccttgccttcttcatcGACTGATCAGGTCCCTGTCGACCCGCCTtcggtttttgcgacccatcatgtcccagaggacgaagtgaatgctgccaaggaagccatacgccaggcgggcattatgatggagcagatgaagacggtgcgggatgCCAGCCAGGCCGCCtacgatgccagctcggctctccagagcaacgtccaggttagttggccgctgcttgttctgttaggacATGCTACCTGAAGACTCTTTctgaaaatctttgcatctgtacacccactgggtgtgtcgattgaatttttgaactagtaggggcacgctgagtgcacccactgggtgtagtccccgagactacgatgGACTGccggcagtcgactgtagtctttgtagtttgtctcttccactcggtctggtcgagtgggatcagaaccagtgggggcatgtcaagtgcacccactgggtgtagtccccgagaccacggtcgactgctggcagtcgactgtggtctgagttctattttctccccccctttttttactccctgcactcgactctgacgggccggtcgagtgggatcagaaccagtgggggcacgcaaagtgcacccactgggtgtagtcctcgagactatggtggactgcgggcagtcgaccgtagtcttagtacttATTGTCCTTGTCGTTTTTTACTGTAAAATAAGTTCTcctctttgatttcagaaatcttgtgatcttggagctcgctttgctgacttggagagacagcagatccaactgaaccttgacttggagctggccaagacaaaaCTGCAAAAAGTCAAGGACGGCGCCActggtaagacgagtttgtcgactggtctgtcttaggcttgagtacccttccaCTCTTTCTGAACCAAGCATTGTTTCTTCGcaaaaaaactgagagaagctctgacgaagaaggatcaggatttggctgctgctcacaaggaagctgacgacacaaccgctctggctgaacagaagctagcttcggtcggccagttggaagaagagaataccaggctgaaatctgctctgaacgaagccaacaaggagtgctcgcgctggaagaaggagaacctcaacctgggcgagaagatggaaggcatcactcgcaggagggacgatctggagagctatctgaggagccttgccaagaagttgttcatcaagcttgaaggtgcacattttgtttcgactgattttttttgtgtcgactcggCATATGTAAATTGAATTATTCTTGGATCGTGATGCAGAATTTTGCCATAACTTCAAGGAGGAGACTAGGCGTATCGAAcctggtttggatccaatcaattctcccgtgaaagatgaaactgccatgaatctgctccgactggaatcccgcatcgacggtctcgtggactacttggctcgactgaaggtcgccatgtcacggattgACCCGTCACTTTGGCCAGAGGCCGCGCTccaaaatgatcttgagtccctgatgactcgtcTTAAcaaaatccctgaccgagtgcaggagtggaagaagtcttctgctcggtgtggtgctgatgtggctctgtctttggttcgtgtccactgcaaggaggtgtgacaagacaaactggcagcaatcaaggttgccaacacccagaagcatgacttccgaacttttatggagactttcatcactgcagccactcggatcaccgacggcatcgacctggatgagttcgtcgagcctgccagccctcctcctgcggagtgaacaaacttttctgcctcaccttaaatttgcctcggaatgccgagtggtttttgtaactgttaaactctttcgggctgaatgcctgAGCACTTTGATCTGTGGTCCgaaacctttaggatttatctgaacttggtttatcgttgaatatctttatgaatcccCGTCGAGTGGAAATAGTTCTTCATTCAAGacaacttttttgtatttgtggcgtagctccgaaggagaaggtagcaatcgacctgcacctcgtcgtccttgcggatcggtgATGGAGCGCTTGTTGTATTGGTGGCGAAGCtccccaaggaggaggtggcaatCGACCTTGTTACTGCGGAGCAggatggagtgcacgttgtatttgtggcgaagctccccaaggaggaggtggccttcgacctgcaccttgttactgcagagcaggatggagtgcacgttgtatttgtggcgaagctctccaaggaggaggtggccgtcgacctgcaccttgttacTGCAGAGTGGGATGTGTTTTGTACTTaagcgagtgcctgactgcagctaagtcctcaagtgagagaacttaggcaagtactggactgcagctaagcccccgaatgggaggactgctctccactcgataggattttttcaaacttaggcgagtgcctgactacagctaagtcctcaagtgatagaacttaggcgagtactggactgcagctaagcccccgagtgggagggctgctctccactcggtaggattttttcaaacttaggcgagtgcctgactgcagctaagtcctcaagtgggagaatttaggcgagtactggactgcggctaagcccccgagtgggaggactgctctccactcggtaggattttttcaaacttaggcgagtgcctgactgcagctaagtcttcaagtgagagaacttaggcgagtactggactgcagctaagcccccaagtgggaggattgctctccactcggtaggatttttaaatacttaggcgagtgccggactgcagctaagtctccaagtgagagaacttaggcgagtactggactgcagctaagcccccgagtgggaggatttctctccactcggtaggattttttcaaacttaggcgagtgccagactgcagctaagtctctaagtgagagaaattagcgagtactggactgcagctaagcccctgagtgagagggttgctctccactcggtaggattttttcaaacttaggcgagtgccggactgcagctaagtctccaagtgagagaacttaggcgagtactggactgcagctaagcccccgagtgggaggattgctctccactcggtaggattttttcaaacttaggcgagtgccggactgcagctaactctctaagtgagagaacttaggcgagcactggactgcaactaagcccccgagtgggagggttgctctccactcgataggattttttcaaacttaggcgagtgccggactgcagctaagtctctaagtgagagaacttaggcgagtactggactgcagctaagtccccgagtgggagggttgctctccactcggtaggattttttaaatacttaggcgaaacagattcgcagctaagcccccgagtgggaggctggctcgccactcggtaggaaattatttttacaaacttaggcgaagcggattcgcagctaagccacccactggggaatttctcacgcaaacaaaaatagtaataatcactgggaaaattataacgctcttgtctttgataaataaactacaagagttttttcttattacatctcatccgagtgagaattcaagtataaaaggggcggaggagctccgcattccaggctcgcggctcatcaatctggcgatcgacattgtagaggtggtatgctccattgtggaggactctggtgactatgaaggggccttcccaagtaggagcgagtttgtgtggtttctgctgatccactcggaggactaagtctccttcttggaaggctcgactcttcacttttctggcatggaatcgacgcaagtcttactgatagatggtcgatcggataatggccatttctctttcttcttccaggaggtcgactgcgtcctgccgggcttgttctgcttcatcttcagagtagagctcgactcggggagcgttgtgaagcaggtcacttggcaagactgcctcggctctgtagaccagaaagaatggtgTTCTTCtggtcgatcggttcggggttgtcctcaatccccaaaggactgatggaagctcgtcgacccatgcacctgctgcgtgcttgagaccGCGCATCAatcagggtttcagtcctttgagaattaggtcgttttccctttctgcttgcccattcgactgggggtgagcgaccgaagcatagtcgacccgagtgccctgagaggcgcaaaaggccctgaatttgtcggaatcgaagtttgacccattgtcagtgatgatgctgtgcggaactccatatctgaatatcaactctctgatgaaactgatagcagtgcaagcatcaagattcttgataggcttggcttcaatccatttggtgaacttgtcaactgctaccagcacatgagtgaagccgctcctgcccgttctcagtggtccaaccatgtccagcccccaaacagcgaagggccatgAGATCCGTGGAACTTTTTGgttgcggggcctcttcagtgaagggatcctcctgaactgatggtgtgtggatgtgttccaaaaacacattgctgggaatggcttctcttttggaacctatttttgccagatcatcagctgcttgattttttagtcggggtatgtgatgaagctctaaccccttgaatttcttctccagctttctcactgcattgcaataaccagtcatggatggacttctgacgtcccattccttcatcacctgattaaccaccaaatctgagtcgccatagaccatgaggcgacggacgctgagtgaaatggccatgcgcaacccatataaaagtgcttcgtattctgcctcgttattggaggaatcaaagtggatttgaagaacatatctgagtttacctcctctgggggagaccaacaccactccggcaccggaaccattcagcatcttggagccgtcgaagaagatggtccaatgctccgagtgaacctgagtcggcagttgctgttcaatccactcggcgacgaaatctgcgattgcctgggacttgatagctttctttgcctcaaacttgatatctagaggaaggagttcaatcgcccattttgccactcgaccagttgcatccctgttatgcaggatctctgacaatggagcgtcgctgacgactgtaatggaatgatcggagaagtagtgagcaactttctttgtggtcatataaatcccatatacaagcttctgataatgaggatatctttgcttcgatggggtcaagacttcagaaatataatatactgggcgctgaactttgaaggcttttccttcttcttcccgctcgaccgtaagtaccgtactgacgacttgtcctgtggctgcaatgtaaagcagcaaaggctccttgctgattggggcagcaagcaccgactgggtggagagcagagctttgagctctgcaaacgctgcatcagcttcaggagtccactcgaacttgtcagacttcttcatcaatcggtaaagaggcaatgccttttcaccgagacgagatatgaatcgacttagggcggccaagcaaccaataagcttctggacgtcatgcactcgcagaggacttttcattcggagtatagtaccgactttttctggattggcgtcgattccccgttcggaaacgagaaaaccgagtaattttccgccaggaactccgaatgtgtactttgatggattaagcttgatatcatacctcccgaggttggcaaaggtttcagcaaggtcagtcagcaggtcggaacccttccgtgacttgaccacaatatcatccatgtatacttccacattccgactgatttgagtgagcaaacacttctgaatcatcctcatgaatgtggctccggcattcttgaggccgaacggcatggtaacataacagaagcacccgaatggagtgatgaaagctgttttgatctcgtcaggtccatacagacggatctgatggtacccggaataggcgtctaagaaagacagtctctcacatcccgcagtcgagtcaactatctggtcgatgcaggggagaggaaaatgatctttcgggcaggcccgattgatatgtttaaagtcaatgcacatgcgaagtgacttgtccttcttggggaccataacaacgttggcgagccactcggagtggtagatttctcggatgaactccgctgctaagagccgagccacctcctcgccaatggcctttctcttctggacggcggaccgtcggagatgttccttgacacgttttacttttgagtcgactcttaggcggtgctcagctagctccctgggaacacctggcatgtcagaaggcttccatgcgaaaatgtcccagttctcacggaggaactggatgagcgcttcttcctatttggagtcgagtgttgtcgagatatgagttggagcagcgctggggtcggtcgggtggatgtgagctgccttcgtatcgccagtcgactgaaaagctgattctgtagtgggcttcttggctcgcaacaaatcactcgggtctgcagtct
The sequence above is drawn from the Triticum aestivum cultivar Chinese Spring chromosome 7A, IWGSC CS RefSeq v2.1, whole genome shotgun sequence genome and encodes:
- the LOC123151121 gene encoding beta-1,2-xylosyltransferase RCN11 encodes the protein MMAGRNHHQSHGQRLRRLVPCILVVVFAVHAVSFALYLLLQSNHPPPNPAKPEAQTHERVREPSYQKPWPRLPSFLPWTADPSLPPRSCEAYFGNGFSHLVEVLPEGRGGGGWFRCHHSETLGSSICEGARVRLDPALIAMSRGGEPIDQVMGRKEEEELPRYESGALVVEGAAAGRRGPLVEPGFLDAHVPTNGIGTHTMRALLDSARVVPPGELHCSQWIEEPTLLVTRFEYANLFHTITDWYSAYVSSRVTNLPDRPNVVFVDGHCKAPLEQTWESLFSNVTYAKSFSGPVCFRHAVLSPLGYETALFKGLSESFSCEGASAQSLRNKPDHQKTARLSEFGEMIIASFDLLEDGIVPPKKTSNGLKILFVRREDYLAHPRHSGKVESRLSNEQEAFDAVEKWAKGQKCKITVVNGLFAHMSMKEQLQAILEASVIIGAHGAGLTHLVSATPDTKVLEIISSFYRRPHFGLISRWKSLEYHAINLPGSYASIPDVTSELGNILKGLGC
- the LOC123151122 gene encoding uncharacterized protein, with amino-acid sequence MYSMPNGEQEQDPEGEASGGDSGEWESSGGGDEESDDPSDEEEVESPPRRERRSKLDQERLSAREKAIAQAGQSSKRPRTSSPTPTEKAPKNPKVTEPKLRKALPKIKIDIPVASAAATSGTSAYRDDDEVMEDAVTSNLAPNVIDLPDDDEEPERPLTRRNRQVPASEVPQSTLRTEPVVQDAGDANRGSVTFVVPLSSALPSSSTDQVPVDPPSVFATHHVPEDEVNAAKEAIRQAGIMMEQMKTVRDASQAAYDASSALQSNVQVSWPLLVLLGHAT
- the LOC123151123 gene encoding uncharacterized protein — translated: MEGITRRRDDLESYLRSLAKKLFIKLEEFCHNFKEETRRIEPGLDPINSPVKDETAMNLLRLESRIDGLVDYLARLKVAMSRIDPSLWPEAALQNDLESLMTRLNKIPDRVQEWKKSSARCGADVALSLVRVHCKEV